The Alicyclobacillus macrosporangiidus CPP55 genome segment GCAGACTTCGTTGATATCCTTGGCGGGCGATAAATTGGTCGTGGAGGTCGGGATGAGGATGGGCACTCTCGTCAAGGACATGACCGGCTTGAGATGGCCTTCAACCAATCGTTTGGCCACATCGATCGCTTCGCGGCCGCGATCGTACGAATCCGTATGTGGATAAAAGTTCACACCCAGCAAGACGTCCGCTTCTTGTACCATTTGTTCCGTGATGTTCCCGTGTAAGTCCAGGGTAACGACAATCGGCACCTCGTAGCCGACATCCCTGCGGATCGCCTTCAGCAACGTTCCCTCGAGATCGTCTATGCCCTCGGCCACCCCTGCCCCGTGAAGCGCGAGGCAGATCGCGTCCACCCGGCCTGCGGCCCGGATCCCGTCGAGCATTTCCTGTTCCAACATCGCATAGGTGTCCCGGGTGATGGTTCCAGACGGGTTTGCATACGCAGAAAACGCCCCCACGAGTTCAATCCCCAACGCTTCCGCGCGGTCAATCATCCCGCCCAGATAATCTTCGACCCCCCGGTGACGCTCAATCACCTCCTCTCCTCGATCCCACTCCCACAGCTCAAACAACGCTTTCGTAGTCCGGACACTCGAAAATGTGTTGGTCTCGTGTGCCACTTGCCCGATGACGACGCGCAATACCGTCCCCTCCCTCAGTGGCCCATCCTTCGGCCACGACAAGATTGCACGCGCAGGGTGCAGCGCATGTGACGGTTCACCTGTCATCTCTCAACTGCCACGTAAGCTTGGTCATTGAAAAAATTATTTTTTATTCGTAGCATGAAGAAAATTATGTGTCAACGGGGTGCGGGCATGACATCGTTGAGTGAAATTCAAAATGCGTTTTATACCCAACTGGGCGACCTGCCTCCGTCCGTGGCCAAGACGGCGGAGTGGTTGGCGAACAACGTGATTGAAGTCGCCTGGCAAGGAATTGAAGACGTGGCGCGGCGAATTGGGGTCAGCCCGGCAACGGTGATGCGGACCATCAAGCACTTCGGGTTTCACGGGTATTCGGAGCTGCAGCGCTTCATCCGGGAACGTATTCCTGCGAGTGCGCTCGCCACACGCATGTTCAGGGATCACCCCAACGGATCGAGTCCCAACCTCTCTCCCATCGGCGCCGTCATTCAGGAAGAAAAAGCGAATTTGGACCGCCTCGAACCCGCGATTGCGCCCATCCTGCACGATTTGACGGACAGAATCCTGTCCGCGAAACGGATATTCGTGGCCGGCGGCCTGTTGACCGCACCAGCGGCGCAATATCTCGCCCTGCACCTGCAGCTTCTCCTCGATGATGCGTCGTTTGTGGATTCCTCATCCGCCCGTGCGAGGCTGGTCCTCGCGCGATTGAAGCCCACCGACTGCGTTATCGGCATCAGCTATCCGCGCTATTTGGCCAGCACGTACGCGTTTGTTCGAAGAGCGCTTGACGTGACCGACAACGTCGTGTTCATCACCGATCAGGACGGACCGCCGATTTCGGCCGTGCCGTTGTTCGTGCGGATCCCGTCCGCATCCTGTCACCATTTTAGCTCGCCCACGTCGTTGATGGCGTTCATCCATGTTCTCACAAAGGCCCTGAGCCGAAAGAGCCCCAGCCGCGTCTTCGCGAACCTGGCCCTTGTTGACGAAGCGCTGAACGATGGGCTCCTCTCCGAGATCGAGTGATTCGGAGATTAGGATTTCGGATCTGAAAGAGCCCATCGTACACGGCCTCATGGAACACACCGTGCGCAATGCGATCTGGCGGGTCAAGAGACCCGCCCCGGACCAACGCCGGCTCAGGCCCGGCCCCGCTCCGGACCAACGCCGGCTCGGTCCCCGGACGAGCCCCCGCCTACACCTCCGCGGCCGCACTCCCCGTACCGACAGCGCCAATGCCCCCGCGTTCTTCCTGCTCTATCTCCTCGAGGCTCTTCTTCTTCGTCTCCAGCCCCAGCCACAGGATGCAGGCGGCCATCACGAGATACATGGCGAACGACGTCCAGAAGACAGCGTACTGTCCGCCCCGCTGGAACAGATAGGCGATCATGTAGGGCGAGACGATGGTTCCCGCCCGGCCGAACGCATTGGCGAGGGACGACCCCGCCATGCGCACGGAGGTCGGGAACATCTCCGGGATGTAGCTGGCGAGAATGATGGCGATGAGGATATTGCCCCCCGCCACGAACAGGAACCCGAGGGTCATGATCGCCGCAGGCGTGGTGGAGTAACCGTACAGGACCCCCAACACCGCCAGGATGATGGAGATGATGGCGAGGGTCCACTTGCGTCCGACGCGATCGCTCAGCCACGCCGCCAGCGCGTTGCCAGGGATGGCGCCGAGCATGATGACGAAGGAGAACGTGAACGTCTTCACCTGGGAGATGCCCTGCTTCACGAAGAACGTCGGGATCCAAGCCGTGAACGTGTACCAGGTCACCAGCGTGAGGACGGACACGATGATGGACAAGACGGTGATCTTGCGGACACCGGGCGACCACAAGGACACCGCCCGGGCCGGATGTCCACTCGCCGCGCCTGCGGTGCTCTCGGAGCCCGTCACAGAATCCCCTGCCGCGCGCACCGCCGCTGCTCCCGCCGGCCTAACTGCGGCCCCCGCGTCTCCAGCGGCCAGCGGCGGCAGTCCCTCGACGCCCTGCTCAAACTGCCGAAGCACCGCCTCCGCCTCCTGATGGCGGCCTTTGATCTCCAACCAGCGGGGCGACTCCGGCAGATAGAGAACTTGCAGCAGCCAGATCACGAGCGGCGGAATGCCCGCCAGCCAGAAGAGGGATCGCCATCCGTAGTGCGGGATCAACAACAGCGCCGCCAGCGCCGCCGCGGGTTGGGACAGGTTGATGATGAACGACATCATGCCCGTCCAGAAGCCGCGGGATCGCTTCGGGACAAATTCAACCCACAACCCGTAG includes the following:
- a CDS encoding MurR/RpiR family transcriptional regulator produces the protein MTSLSEIQNAFYTQLGDLPPSVAKTAEWLANNVIEVAWQGIEDVARRIGVSPATVMRTIKHFGFHGYSELQRFIRERIPASALATRMFRDHPNGSSPNLSPIGAVIQEEKANLDRLEPAIAPILHDLTDRILSAKRIFVAGGLLTAPAAQYLALHLQLLLDDASFVDSSSARARLVLARLKPTDCVIGISYPRYLASTYAFVRRALDVTDNVVFITDQDGPPISAVPLFVRIPSASCHHFSSPTSLMAFIHVLTKALSRKSPSRVFANLALVDEALNDGLLSEIE
- a CDS encoding MFS transporter; its protein translation is MGQSSGTLAGARLDRLPMTKRHYSVMFLLAGGGFFDGFDIYLAGSVLAAMVATHFSTVGQNAQFISATFFGLLLGALGAAALGDRFGRRFTSRYSLLVYGLATVACAVVPSLQGLLAARFIAGLGLGAVIVTSYGLWVEFVPKRSRGFWTGMMSFIINLSQPAAALAALLLIPHYGWRSLFWLAGIPPLVIWLLQVLYLPESPRWLEIKGRHQEAEAVLRQFEQGVEGLPPLAAGDAGAAVRPAGAAAVRAAGDSVTGSESTAGAASGHPARAVSLWSPGVRKITVLSIIVSVLTLVTWYTFTAWIPTFFVKQGISQVKTFTFSFVIMLGAIPGNALAAWLSDRVGRKWTLAIISIILAVLGVLYGYSTTPAAIMTLGFLFVAGGNILIAIILASYIPEMFPTSVRMAGSSLANAFGRAGTIVSPYMIAYLFQRGGQYAVFWTSFAMYLVMAACILWLGLETKKKSLEEIEQEERGGIGAVGTGSAAAEV